One genomic region from Myxococcales bacterium encodes:
- a CDS encoding PD40 domain-containing protein: MQVVQKQAARRGRYWPLFVMACLASVGPALAQTTEKAGAPPATPLPQASASGAVTQITVGGGQRALFKIAVVPPAGEREVASTVVTTASRDFTISSLFQVLDEKSFTANLGAEGLGIDPASWRNVGAEGVIKGTSTMRGSNVRLELRLFVVSRGAEAVLKREYEVPASGVRGAVHQFANEVLNWFTGRAGSFGTRLVFSATTTKGQKGIFAIDGDGQGMTPLSTVSNVALAPATGPGGIYYAAGLADGTYALFRVGASEPVFKHPGLVFGAAFGGGKMAAVISQGGQSDVFVGSSDGQNLQKVTSGGLNTHPSFGPGGRLAYVSNQGGSPQIYVDGKRVSFRGAYNMAPVWCNDPDDPRVLFMGRDGATWDVFSVDASGSSSSMRRLTQDQGSNTYPACSPDGRIVAFFSTRDGGGLFTANPLGQNVQKISRMVGESLRWEGN, translated from the coding sequence ATGCAAGTAGTTCAGAAGCAGGCGGCACGGCGCGGGCGGTATTGGCCTCTTTTTGTCATGGCGTGCCTCGCGTCGGTGGGGCCTGCCCTGGCGCAGACCACCGAGAAGGCTGGAGCGCCGCCCGCCACACCGCTCCCGCAGGCTTCCGCGTCGGGGGCCGTCACGCAGATCACCGTCGGGGGCGGTCAGCGAGCGCTCTTCAAGATCGCCGTGGTTCCGCCGGCCGGCGAGCGCGAAGTCGCTTCTACCGTCGTGACCACCGCGAGTCGCGACTTCACCATCTCGAGCCTCTTTCAGGTGCTCGACGAGAAGAGCTTCACCGCGAATTTGGGCGCTGAAGGTCTCGGCATCGACCCGGCTTCTTGGCGGAACGTCGGCGCCGAAGGCGTGATCAAGGGCACGAGCACCATGCGGGGCTCGAACGTGCGCCTCGAGCTTCGCCTCTTCGTGGTGTCCCGTGGCGCCGAGGCCGTCCTCAAGCGCGAATACGAGGTGCCCGCCTCGGGGGTCCGCGGCGCTGTTCATCAGTTTGCCAACGAAGTGCTCAACTGGTTCACCGGTCGGGCCGGAAGTTTTGGGACGCGGCTCGTCTTCAGCGCCACGACGACCAAGGGGCAAAAGGGCATCTTTGCCATCGACGGCGACGGGCAGGGGATGACGCCCCTCTCCACGGTCTCGAACGTCGCGCTCGCGCCGGCCACCGGGCCCGGCGGCATCTACTACGCCGCGGGACTCGCCGATGGCACCTACGCGCTCTTCCGCGTGGGGGCTTCAGAACCGGTCTTCAAGCACCCGGGGTTGGTCTTCGGCGCAGCGTTTGGTGGCGGCAAGATGGCCGCCGTCATCTCGCAAGGTGGCCAGAGCGATGTGTTCGTTGGCTCGAGCGACGGGCAGAATCTCCAGAAGGTCACGAGCGGAGGCCTCAACACGCACCCGTCGTTCGGTCCCGGCGGCCGCTTGGCCTACGTCTCGAACCAAGGTGGCAGCCCGCAGATCTACGTCGACGGCAAACGCGTGAGCTTTCGCGGCGCCTACAACATGGCGCCCGTCTGGTGCAACGACCCCGACGACCCGCGCGTGCTCTTCATGGGCCGCGACGGCGCAACGTGGGATGTCTTCAGCGTTGATGCATCGGGCAGCTCGTCGAGCATGCGTCGGCTGACGCAGGATCAAGGCTCGAACACGTACCCGGCGTGCTCCCCCGACGGCCGCATCGTCGCCTTCTTTTCCACGCGCGACGGCGGCGGGCTCTTCACCGCGAACCCCCTTGGACAGAACGTCCAGAAGATCAGCCGAATGGTCGGCGAGAGCTTGCGCTGGGAAGGCAACTGA
- a CDS encoding ExbD/TolR family protein, producing MGMSAAGGGRGRKLSGMTEINVTPLIDVMLVLLVIFMVTAPLLTTGVQVDLPKAKSAPMQADDTKLLVIVTRDEHVFLGKDDITGAIDDKLATNARLKEEKELYIQADENVKYGAVLRVMAAARAGGAEKLGMITDPLVVK from the coding sequence ATGGGCATGTCTGCCGCTGGCGGCGGCCGAGGCCGCAAGCTCTCGGGCATGACCGAGATCAACGTGACGCCGCTCATCGACGTCATGTTGGTGTTGCTCGTCATCTTCATGGTGACGGCGCCGCTCCTCACGACCGGCGTCCAAGTCGATCTGCCGAAGGCGAAGAGCGCTCCCATGCAGGCCGACGACACCAAGCTCCTCGTGATCGTGACGCGAGATGAGCACGTGTTCCTAGGCAAGGACGACATCACCGGCGCCATTGATGACAAGCTCGCGACGAACGCTCGTCTGAAGGAAGAGAAGGAGCTCTACATCCAGGCGGACGAGAACGTGAAGTACGGCGCGGTGCTCCGGGTCATGGCGGCGGCGCGCGCCGGCGGCGCGGAGAAGCTTGGCATGATCACCGATCCGCTCGTCGTGAAGTGA
- a CDS encoding MotA/TolQ/ExbB proton channel family protein, whose translation MKAIAVQAASATGAPAPDRLDPAQLILQASIPVKAVLLVLVLFSVACWFVIGAKALHVRRARDESERFLKSFDAAPSFDALADGLAAFRGSPFARIFAVGYDEMNRVAAGGRGKLSDAEGVRIESVTRRAAAKEVTHLESWLSLLGTIGATAPFIGLFGTVYGIMDAFLSIGNQQNANLPVVAPKIAEALIATAVGLVAAIPSVMAYNFFARRIQAIADTMETFAADVAARAKLGGM comes from the coding sequence ATGAAAGCCATCGCCGTGCAGGCCGCCTCGGCGACCGGCGCGCCAGCTCCCGATCGGCTCGATCCGGCGCAGCTCATCTTGCAGGCGTCGATCCCCGTCAAGGCGGTCCTCCTGGTGCTCGTCCTGTTCTCCGTCGCATGCTGGTTCGTCATCGGCGCGAAGGCCCTTCACGTTCGCCGCGCGCGCGACGAGTCCGAGCGTTTCCTCAAGAGCTTCGACGCGGCACCGAGCTTCGATGCGCTTGCCGACGGCCTTGCGGCGTTCCGAGGGTCACCCTTCGCGCGGATCTTCGCCGTCGGGTACGACGAGATGAACCGCGTCGCTGCCGGCGGCCGCGGGAAGTTGTCCGACGCGGAGGGCGTGCGCATCGAAAGTGTTACGCGCCGCGCGGCCGCGAAGGAGGTCACCCACCTCGAGTCGTGGTTGAGCCTGCTCGGGACCATCGGCGCCACGGCGCCCTTCATTGGCCTCTTCGGTACCGTCTACGGAATCATGGACGCCTTCCTCAGCATCGGGAATCAGCAGAACGCGAACCTCCCCGTCGTCGCGCCGAAGATCGCCGAGGCGCTCATCGCGACGGCCGTTGGCCTCGTGGCGGCGATCCCGAGCGTCATGGCCTACAACTTCTTTGCCCGGCGCATTCAGGCCATCGCCGACACGATGGAGACCTTCGCCGCCGACGTCGCAGCGCGGGCGAAGCTGGGGGGGATGTAG
- a CDS encoding rhomboid family intramembrane serine protease: protein MQPSLAFPRPGPALKGLLIVVGVLGVGLALFFRTGVGQFVFQTLACVPEHVLHGQVWRLVTSGLLTSPDSYGHLIFTLLGLYFLSTDLEQRWGGRRLLVFLATAVALGNGLAILVDLIAPAALSTFHVRSFMFGPEAAIGATAVAWAQMNADRQILLFFVVPVRGKYLTWVTLGFCVLGVIYPGAPPAGHIAPFGGLLTGLLFGGATSPARRAWLGLKLFILRRRLGDAAPPSAASIVRGGAGKRRPGSPPLRVVSGGQDKPPKDKRYLN, encoded by the coding sequence ATGCAGCCGTCCCTCGCCTTTCCGCGCCCCGGGCCAGCGCTCAAGGGCCTCCTCATCGTGGTCGGCGTCCTCGGCGTCGGACTCGCGCTGTTTTTTCGAACCGGCGTCGGCCAGTTCGTTTTCCAGACGCTGGCTTGCGTGCCCGAGCACGTGCTGCACGGACAGGTCTGGCGCCTCGTGACGTCTGGGCTCCTCACGAGCCCCGACTCCTACGGTCACCTCATCTTCACGCTCCTTGGGCTCTACTTCTTGTCGACGGACTTGGAGCAGCGTTGGGGCGGGCGGCGACTCCTCGTGTTTCTCGCGACAGCCGTGGCGCTCGGCAACGGCCTGGCAATCTTGGTGGACCTCATTGCGCCGGCTGCGCTTTCCACGTTTCACGTGCGGTCGTTCATGTTCGGTCCGGAAGCAGCCATTGGCGCCACCGCCGTTGCGTGGGCGCAGATGAACGCCGACCGTCAGATTCTGCTTTTCTTCGTCGTGCCCGTCCGCGGCAAGTACCTCACGTGGGTGACGCTGGGCTTCTGCGTGCTGGGTGTCATCTACCCGGGCGCGCCGCCGGCGGGACACATCGCCCCGTTCGGCGGGCTGCTGACGGGTCTGCTCTTCGGGGGCGCCACCTCGCCGGCGCGACGCGCCTGGTTGGGCTTGAAGCTCTTCATCCTGCGTCGACGCCTCGGCGACGCGGCTCCGCCCTCCGCAGCCTCCATTGTGAGGGGCGGCGCCGGCAAGCGACGGCCCGGCTCTCCTCCCTTGCGCGTCGTCTCGGGCGGACAGGACAAGCCGCCCAAGGACAAGCGATACCTCAACTGA
- a CDS encoding serine/threonine protein kinase, translating into MDELLPALEVTLEEGPELAAILRAALAEQVAFVRLDTAPFEQAPHALEVRVSTWHEPLVLLAEPMGLSRSGSFPLRLAPFEPGQRDRLTKLLTTSESLPPSKQPDAFEGRVLGSKYRIEALLGAGAVGTVYRAMHVGLSRPVAVKVLHPFFGRSPAFITRFHDEAQAGSRLDHPNITRVLDFGREPDGTLYLVMELLEGRTLEALLVEGGPLSPDRATRLMIQVAAALAAAHARGIVHRDIKPENIMVVSARGDDGKDVETVKVCDFGVAQFQDTEQAAGSARVCGSPAYMAPEQARGDRLDARSDIYACGVTLYQLLTGAVPFDADSIRELMDKHAYEAPRRPSELRPELGLRPDRVVMKCLAKTRGERYASALELRTALFALLAPPGASEPAPELEEFIALSDARSGFARLLERLTLHLAAPDGSGIAALLDAADAALRHCDELAIARRSDSLVVLTGAGEVRLIGELVDGRARHVQALDALFRKCGVVALTLRAGLDEDALRALGPLTGSASRPTRPSTTVSVLTDGDMLGRPRKLPWTVEVTLSRVAHDLRIAWSAERADLATRRSHRTRVLRDALRTLEDANDLALALHHGDLVESVASGALEGTFAERALDVLTLSRAMGLAERLLAADTKATVGRSTSLSLAKRIARERTADVETLLRDMLARDFVAADELEPDTRDWLRANEEGPRFARDPYGVLAAMNTLANDALVGELRWLRHALPPLVKQGNAVAGRAAFVFLTRAAREDGAVARKEALAAALSIFDEPEVLQALAQTLLFGAEAQREPARLLLAGIPGGSDALVRRAQAARPTRTGMTAVRVEPRKT; encoded by the coding sequence ATGGATGAGTTACTCCCGGCGCTCGAAGTAACGCTCGAAGAAGGCCCCGAGCTCGCGGCCATCTTGCGCGCAGCGCTTGCGGAACAGGTGGCCTTCGTGCGCCTCGATACGGCGCCCTTCGAGCAAGCGCCTCACGCGCTGGAGGTTCGCGTCTCCACGTGGCACGAGCCGCTCGTGCTGTTGGCGGAGCCGATGGGCCTGTCGCGGAGCGGCAGCTTCCCGCTGCGCCTTGCTCCCTTCGAGCCGGGCCAGCGCGATCGGCTGACCAAGCTCCTCACCACCTCGGAGAGTCTGCCCCCATCAAAACAGCCCGACGCGTTCGAAGGACGCGTGCTTGGCTCAAAATACCGAATTGAAGCGCTCCTTGGCGCGGGCGCAGTGGGCACCGTCTACCGGGCCATGCACGTCGGCCTGTCGCGTCCCGTCGCGGTCAAAGTGCTGCACCCCTTCTTCGGACGCTCTCCGGCGTTCATCACGCGCTTCCACGACGAGGCACAAGCCGGAAGTCGCCTCGATCACCCCAACATCACGCGCGTCTTGGACTTTGGCCGTGAACCTGACGGAACGCTCTACCTCGTCATGGAACTTCTCGAGGGCCGCACGCTCGAGGCCCTCCTCGTGGAGGGCGGGCCGCTTTCGCCGGACCGCGCGACGCGGCTCATGATCCAGGTCGCTGCCGCGCTCGCCGCGGCCCACGCGAGGGGCATCGTCCATCGGGACATCAAGCCCGAGAACATCATGGTCGTCAGCGCCCGCGGCGACGACGGCAAAGACGTCGAGACCGTGAAGGTCTGCGACTTCGGCGTCGCGCAGTTCCAGGACACCGAGCAGGCCGCGGGAAGTGCCCGCGTGTGCGGGTCGCCGGCTTACATGGCGCCGGAGCAGGCGCGCGGCGATCGACTCGATGCACGCAGCGACATCTACGCGTGCGGTGTCACGCTGTATCAACTCCTGACGGGTGCCGTGCCCTTCGACGCCGACAGCATCCGCGAGCTCATGGACAAGCACGCGTACGAGGCGCCTCGCCGCCCGTCGGAGCTGCGGCCCGAACTTGGGCTGCGCCCTGACCGCGTGGTCATGAAGTGCCTCGCCAAGACGCGTGGCGAGCGGTACGCGTCGGCGCTCGAGCTGCGAACGGCCCTCTTCGCCCTCTTGGCGCCGCCCGGAGCGTCGGAGCCAGCGCCGGAGCTGGAAGAGTTCATCGCCCTCTCTGACGCTCGCTCCGGCTTCGCGCGACTCTTGGAGCGCCTCACGCTTCACTTGGCCGCGCCCGATGGCAGCGGTATCGCGGCGCTCCTCGACGCAGCCGACGCCGCGCTCCGGCACTGCGACGAGCTGGCGATCGCGCGTCGCTCCGATTCACTGGTCGTACTCACGGGTGCCGGAGAGGTCCGGCTCATCGGCGAACTCGTGGACGGTCGAGCTCGGCACGTTCAGGCCCTCGACGCCCTGTTCCGCAAGTGCGGTGTCGTAGCCCTCACCCTGCGCGCGGGCCTCGACGAAGACGCGCTGCGCGCGCTCGGGCCGCTAACGGGAAGCGCCTCGCGTCCCACTCGGCCCTCCACGACGGTGTCCGTGTTGACCGACGGTGACATGTTGGGTCGCCCGCGCAAGCTTCCATGGACCGTCGAGGTCACCTTGTCTCGCGTAGCCCACGACCTTCGCATCGCTTGGTCCGCGGAGCGCGCCGACCTCGCGACGCGACGGTCGCATCGCACCCGCGTCCTCCGCGACGCGCTGCGCACGCTTGAGGACGCGAACGACCTGGCGCTAGCGCTCCACCACGGCGACCTCGTGGAGAGCGTGGCATCGGGTGCTCTCGAAGGTACCTTTGCCGAGCGCGCCCTCGATGTCTTGACGCTCTCGCGCGCCATGGGCCTTGCTGAGCGCCTGCTCGCGGCGGATACGAAGGCCACCGTTGGTCGCTCAACCTCGCTTTCTTTGGCGAAGCGCATCGCGCGCGAACGAACGGCGGACGTCGAGACGCTCCTTCGCGACATGCTGGCGCGCGATTTCGTAGCGGCCGACGAACTCGAGCCCGACACGCGCGACTGGTTGCGCGCAAACGAGGAGGGCCCCCGCTTTGCGCGCGACCCCTATGGAGTCCTCGCCGCGATGAACACCCTCGCCAACGACGCTCTCGTGGGCGAACTCCGTTGGCTGCGGCACGCGCTTCCGCCGCTCGTCAAGCAGGGCAACGCGGTCGCAGGACGCGCGGCCTTTGTCTTTCTGACACGCGCGGCACGCGAAGACGGCGCCGTCGCGCGCAAGGAGGCGCTCGCCGCCGCGCTCTCGATCTTCGACGAGCCGGAGGTCTTGCAAGCGCTCGCGCAGACGCTGCTCTTCGGCGCCGAGGCGCAGCGAGAGCCGGCGCGCCTATTGCTCGCGGGAATCCCCGGCGGTAGCGACGCCCTGGTGCGCCGTGCGCAGGCCGCAAGACCTACGAGAACGGGCATGACGGCGGTGCGCGTCGAACCAAGAAAGACCTGA
- a CDS encoding aspartate carbamoyltransferase catalytic subunit yields MPPIHLLDIESLSRGDIVGLLDAAERHFRTVRSTAQRDALRGRTVLLAFFEPSTRTRASFEVAAKRLGADVINVGTAGSSVVKGETLLDTAQNLRAMGTDLVVVRHVASGAPHFLARHTAAHVVNAGDGTHEHPTQALLDAFTIRKHKSRLAGLVVTIIGDIAHSRVARSNAILLGRMGAQVRFFGPRTLLPREAEALGDTVTVARSFGEALDGADVVMTLRIQTERLAGAYFPSTREYARHFGLTEARLRLAKPDALVMHPGPMNRGVEIASAVADGPQSVILEQVEAGVAVRSAVLERALAS; encoded by the coding sequence ATGCCGCCCATCCACTTGCTCGACATCGAGTCGCTCTCGCGCGGGGACATCGTCGGCCTGCTCGACGCGGCGGAGCGACACTTCCGCACCGTTCGCTCGACCGCGCAACGAGACGCGCTTCGCGGTCGAACCGTGCTCCTCGCGTTCTTCGAACCCTCCACTCGGACGCGCGCCTCGTTCGAGGTGGCCGCGAAGCGACTTGGCGCCGACGTCATCAACGTCGGCACCGCCGGCTCGAGCGTCGTCAAAGGCGAGACACTACTCGACACCGCGCAAAACCTCCGCGCCATGGGCACGGACCTCGTCGTCGTGCGGCACGTCGCGTCGGGCGCACCGCACTTTCTTGCGCGCCACACCGCTGCGCACGTCGTCAATGCTGGTGACGGAACGCACGAGCACCCCACGCAGGCCTTGCTCGACGCTTTCACGATCCGCAAACACAAGAGCCGCCTCGCCGGGCTCGTCGTCACGATCATCGGCGACATCGCTCATTCCCGCGTCGCGCGCTCCAACGCGATCCTCCTCGGGCGCATGGGCGCGCAGGTCCGCTTCTTTGGGCCGCGGACGCTCCTACCGCGGGAGGCCGAGGCCCTCGGTGACACCGTGACGGTCGCGAGGTCGTTTGGCGAAGCGCTCGATGGCGCCGACGTGGTCATGACGCTCCGCATCCAAACGGAGAGGCTCGCGGGCGCTTATTTTCCGTCGACGCGCGAGTACGCGAGGCACTTCGGCCTCACGGAGGCGCGGCTTCGGCTCGCGAAGCCCGACGCGCTCGTCATGCACCCCGGTCCCATGAATCGCGGCGTCGAGATCGCCTCGGCGGTAGCCGACGGACCGCAGAGCGTGATCTTGGAGCAAGTGGAAGCAGGCGTCGCGGTACGCTCGGCGGTGCTTGAGCGGGCCCTGGCGTCATGA